Proteins from a genomic interval of Schistosoma mansoni strain Puerto Rico chromosome 2, complete genome:
- a CDS encoding putative zinc finger protein gives MNNETSELENKPENKNMCKRGCGFYGSVRFKDMCSKCYQEHIKCDSTLEQATLVHSTSIDRSDNRKSQLLDCCEHSPKDSTSNQSDPTTSSQLSRTLKRKANPSDSAETSKADLSASRPVLGVNRCTWCRKRVGLTGFACRCDGLFCSLHRYSDQHECAYDYQANGRLELARANPEVRCPKIRKL, from the exons AATAACGAAACATCAGAGCTGGAAAATAAACCTGAAAACAAGAATATGTGTAAACGTGGTTGTGGCTTCTATGGAAGTGTTCGGTTTAAAGATATGTGTTCCAAATGTTATCAGGAGCATATTAAATGTGATTCTACCTTGGAGCAAGCTACACTTGTTCATTCCACTTCAATTGATAGATCGGATAATCGAAAGTCACAGCTCTTAGATTGCTGTGAACACTCTCCCAAAGATTCCACTTCTAATCAATCAGATCCTACTACATCTTCCCAATTATCTCGTACACTTAAACGAAAGGCAAATCCCTCAGACTCTGCAGAAACTTCCAAAG CCGACTTGTCAGCTTCCCGTCCCGTTCTTGGCGTCAATCGTTGCACTTGGTGTCGCAAGCGTGTTGGATTGACAG GTTTCGCTTGCCGCTGCGATGGACTGTTCTGCTCATTACATCGATATTCCGATCAGCACGAGTGTGCTTATGATTATCAAGCAAATGGTCGTCTTGAACTAGCTCGCGCCAATCCAGAAGTGCGTTGTCCTAAAATTCGAAAACTGTAA